In Piliocolobus tephrosceles isolate RC106 chromosome 10, ASM277652v3, whole genome shotgun sequence, a single window of DNA contains:
- the TDG gene encoding G/T mismatch-specific thymine DNA glycosylase isoform X2: protein MAAYKGHHYPGPGNHFWKCLFMSGLSEVQLNHMDDHTLPGKYGIGFTNMVERTTPGSKDLSSKEFREGGRILVQKLQKYQPRIAVFNGKCIYEIFSKEVFGVKVKNLEFGLQPHKIPDTETLCYVMPSSSARCAQFPRAQDKVHYYIKLKDLRDQLKGIERNMDVQEVQYTFDLQLAQEDAKKMAVKEEKYDPGYEAAYGGAYVENPCNGEPCGFSSNGLIDSAELRGESAFSGIPNGQWMTQSFSDQIPSFNNHCGTQEQEEESHA from the exons ATGGCTGCTTACAAAGGGCATCATTACCCTGGACCTGGAAACCATTTTT GGAAGTGTTTGTTTATGTCAGGGCTCAGCGAGGTCCAGCTGAACCATATGGATGATCATACTTTACCAGGAAAGTATGGTATTGGATTTACCAACATGGTGGAAAGGACGACGCCTGGCAGCAAAGATCTCTCCAG tAAAGAATTTCGTGAAGGAGGACGTATTCTAGTACAGAAATTACAGAAATATCAGCCACGAATAGCAGTGTTTAATGGAAAAT gtatttatgaaatttttagtaaagaagttTTTGGAGTAAAGGTTAAGAACTTGGAATTTGGGCTTCAGCCCCATAAGATTCCAGACACAGAAACT CTCTGCTATGTTATGCCATCATCCAGTGCAAGATGTGCTCAGTTTCCTCGAGCCCAAGACAAAGTTCATTACTACATAAAACTGAAGGACTTAAGAGATCAGTTGAAAGGCATTGAACGAAATATGGATGTTCAAGAGGTGCAGTATACATTTGACCTACAGCTTGCCCAAG AGGATGCAAAGAAGATGGCtgttaaggaagaaaaatatgatcCAGGTTATGAGGCAGCATATGGTGGTGCTTATGTAGAAAATCCATGCAACGGTGAACCTTGCGGCTTCTCTTCAAATGGGCTAA TTGACAGTGCGGAGTTAAGAGGAGAATCAGCTTTCAGTGGCATTCCTAATGGGCAGTGGATGACCCAGTCATTTTCAGACCAGATTCCTTCCTTTAATAATCACTGTGGAACACAAGAACAGGAAGAAGAAAGTCATGCTTAA